Proteins encoded together in one Lathyrus oleraceus cultivar Zhongwan6 chromosome 5, CAAS_Psat_ZW6_1.0, whole genome shotgun sequence window:
- the LOC127079482 gene encoding uncharacterized protein LOC127079482, protein MEDEGTEVTWAVFRTNFLEKYFLEDVRSKKPIEFLGLKQGNSAVVECAAKFEELVKFCPQYNSVTYEGSKCIKFESNLCPEIKKGIKYQEIHQFFVLFGKPSHRATECKSNTLTCYNYGERGHISNQFQKPKKAQYVGKVFALTGAETGASDILIQGICYINGTSLIVIIDMGATHSFISSECVKRLNMGVSAMNGNMVINTPTDGSVTTSLVCVNYPLTIYARDFGINFVYLPLIQPDVSSHVTWRTMDRGRKRPKKKKVP, encoded by the exons ATGGAAGATGAAGGTACTGAGGTTACTTGGGCCGTGTTCAGAACTAATTTCTTAGAGAAGTACTTTCTAGAGGACGTGCGTAGTAAGAAACCGATTGAGTTCCTTGGGCTAAAACAAGGGAATTCGGCAGTTGTTGAGTGTGCTGCTAAGTTTGAAGAGCTGGTGAAATTTTGTCCACAATATAATAGTGTGACATATGAAGGGTCGAAATGCATCAAGTTCGAAAGCAACTTGTGTCCCGAGATCAAGAAAGGTATTAAGTATCAAGAGATTCATCAATTTTTTGTGCTG TTTGGGAAGCCAAGTCACCGAGCTACTGAATGTAAGAGTAATACTTTGACTTGCTATAATTATGGAGAGCGTGGTCACATTAGTAATCAATTCCAAAAACCAAAGAAGGCTCAATATGTAGGGAAAGTTTTTGCTTTGACTGGAGCAGAGACTGGTGCATCTGATATATTGATTCAAGGTATATGTTATATTAATGGTACTTCATTGATTGTTATTATCGACATGGGTGCAACACACTCGTTCATATCTAGTGAGTGTGTGAAAAGATTGAATATGGGAGTGTCTGCTATGAATGGTAACATGGTCATTAATACCCCAACTGATGGTTCAGTGACTACTTCATTGGTGTGTGTGAATTATCCTTTGACAATTTATGCTAGAGATTTTGGGATAAACTTTGTCTATTTGCCTCTAATTCAACCCGATGTTTCAAGCCATGTTACATGGAGAACTATGGATCGAGGGAGAAAGAGGCCAAAGAAGAAAAAGGTTCCATAA